A single genomic interval of Chloroflexota bacterium harbors:
- a CDS encoding PPC domain-containing protein, whose protein sequence is MRKKKMTLQRPVVLGVVFLLLIAGLAMGMAGGNGTAHAQIVLPTVQLFELIQPVPTPTPRFLKLRPVIGTLLTPLPIDELTIVTITPSCGKATKIGRPLSVQLPGNDVTCRFPFSGRQGRVVSISMKRQSGDFDPFVELFDPDGLRLAYDDDSGKGQDSRISNFRLPGKGTYTVVARSFDGRGSGTFRLAIEPGAAAEATPDSLCTGALLTGRGKTAQVPYDGADCRFTFSGSPGQAVNIAMDALAEGLDPELILLDPDGKDIARNDDDHVDTLNSRIRDFKLPVSGQYTVVARGLEGNSAGPFQITFWRSDHCKASAGLRDISYGEVTGDGIGCIFAIEGFQGQRIKASVERLSDDLQPEITLLDAGDNIIGQEIEGSLQLFLPHDGIFRIVVNGLEGTTGRFKLALKPVWILMSAPLCGGLMESGDFRSDSLRDPSTECRFSFDGKAGDNVTIRMTKGNLTLDPYLLLLAPENRSHDSTDDPLALDDDGAGNRNSLIRDEPLPYDGTYTIMTHSYEHRTDGLFFLSLWID, encoded by the coding sequence ATGAGAAAAAAGAAAATGACCCTGCAAAGACCTGTTGTTCTGGGTGTTGTCTTCCTGCTCCTGATCGCTGGCCTGGCGATGGGCATGGCCGGTGGCAACGGAACTGCCCATGCCCAGATAGTCCTTCCCACCGTGCAGCTCTTCGAGCTGATCCAGCCGGTCCCCACGCCCACGCCGCGGTTCCTGAAGCTCAGACCGGTTATAGGAACTCTGTTGACACCGCTGCCCATCGATGAACTGACCATCGTAACGATCACACCGTCCTGTGGTAAGGCCACCAAAATCGGCCGGCCTCTTTCGGTCCAGCTGCCCGGCAATGACGTAACCTGCCGTTTCCCCTTTTCCGGCCGCCAGGGACGCGTCGTCTCCATCTCCATGAAACGGCAGAGCGGCGATTTTGATCCCTTCGTCGAACTTTTCGATCCGGACGGGCTTCGGCTGGCCTATGACGACGACAGTGGCAAAGGACAAGACAGCCGCATCAGCAACTTCCGCTTGCCCGGAAAGGGTACCTACACGGTGGTGGCCAGGTCCTTCGATGGCCGGGGCAGCGGCACCTTTCGTCTGGCAATTGAGCCAGGAGCAGCAGCCGAAGCCACACCCGATTCTTTATGCACGGGAGCATTGCTGACCGGTCGCGGCAAAACCGCCCAGGTACCCTACGATGGCGCCGATTGTCGTTTCACCTTCAGCGGTTCACCGGGCCAGGCAGTCAACATCGCCATGGACGCGTTGGCCGAAGGCCTGGACCCCGAGCTGATCCTGCTGGATCCCGATGGCAAGGACATCGCCCGCAATGACGATGATCACGTCGATACCTTGAACAGCCGAATTCGTGATTTCAAACTACCTGTCAGTGGCCAGTACACGGTCGTGGCGCGCGGCCTGGAGGGCAATTCGGCGGGACCCTTTCAGATCACCTTCTGGCGTAGCGATCACTGCAAGGCTTCCGCCGGACTTAGGGACATTTCCTATGGAGAGGTGACCGGCGATGGCATTGGCTGCATCTTTGCCATCGAAGGCTTCCAAGGACAACGCATTAAGGCATCGGTCGAACGCCTCAGTGATGATCTTCAGCCTGAAATCACGCTCCTGGATGCCGGCGATAACATCATCGGTCAGGAGATAGAGGGATCCCTACAGCTTTTTTTGCCCCATGATGGTATTTTCCGTATTGTGGTGAATGGATTGGAAGGAACAACCGGACGCTTCAAACTGGCATTGAAACCGGTGTGGATCCTCATGTCCGCCCCCCTTTGCGGTGGATTGATGGAATCGGGGGATTTCCGCAGCGATTCACTCAGGGATCCCAGCACCGAATGCAGATTCTCTTTCGATGGCAAGGCCGGAGATAACGTCACCATTCGCATGACCAAGGGCAATCTAACGCTCGATCCCTACCTTCTCCTGCTGGCACCCGAGAATCGCTCTCACGACTCGACCGATGATCCACTGGCATTGGACGATGATGGCGCTGGCAATCGCAACAGCCTGATTCGGGATGAACCATTGCCCTACGACGGCACCTATACGATCATGACCCACTCCTACGAACATCGGACCGATGGCCTCTTCTTTCTGTCGCTGTGGATTGACTAA
- a CDS encoding CHAT domain-containing protein, with the protein MSYADLEISLHRRDENTYSVEMNFRQPGSDADIRPEVDPDSFAAFDLVDLRAAVSNEDYGRLLAEGFFGNSQIKENFARARTAAQGQSQALRIRLHVGPSVPELHSLHWETLWDPDRDTPLLTGENILFSRFLSSQDWRPIRLRPKERLRALVVIANPDHLASFQLTPVDVAGELARAQEALVDIDVDVLAAPGEATLNNIADRLRKGYDILYLVAHGALIRAEPWLWLERDDEAIEPVAGQDLATRLNKLKLRPRLVVLASCQSAGTGEETRSNDEGALAGLGPRLAVAGIPAVLAMQGNITMRTVQRFMPRFFSELLRDGQIDRAVATAREDVMDRPDWWMPALFMRLREGRIWYVPGFGGKAETMRKWPALLSNIENMRCTPIIGPGLMESLVGSRKEIARRWAQAYQFPMAPHSSEDLPQVAQYLAVDQQWAFPRDELGKYLRGELRERLGVEGDDPLSRASLDELITALGERDQEGGKPDSHQVLAGLPIPIYITTDPSSLLEQALKRANKDPQIEICRWNDDIELFPSIYDREKDYEPTPDRPLVFHLFGRIKTPESIVLTEDDYFRFLIGVTSKNELIPPRVRRFMADSALLFLGFRLDEWDFRVLYNSLTSQEGRFRRSRYAHIAAQVDLAEGRLLEPQRASEYLESYFQESDVSIYWGSADDFLQELHQKRQER; encoded by the coding sequence ATGAGCTATGCTGATCTGGAGATAAGTCTCCACCGCCGGGACGAAAACACCTATAGTGTCGAGATGAACTTTCGGCAGCCCGGAAGTGATGCCGATATCCGGCCGGAGGTGGACCCCGACTCCTTCGCAGCTTTTGATCTCGTCGATCTGCGAGCCGCGGTTTCCAACGAGGATTACGGAAGACTTCTCGCAGAGGGCTTTTTCGGTAACAGCCAGATCAAGGAGAACTTCGCCAGGGCGCGAACGGCGGCTCAAGGCCAAAGTCAGGCGCTGCGGATACGTCTTCACGTCGGTCCCAGCGTCCCTGAGCTTCACAGCCTGCACTGGGAAACACTGTGGGATCCCGATCGGGATACACCGCTGCTGACGGGTGAAAATATCCTGTTTTCACGATTTCTCAGCAGCCAGGACTGGCGTCCAATTCGCCTGAGGCCAAAGGAAAGGCTGCGGGCCCTGGTTGTGATCGCCAATCCCGATCATTTGGCGAGTTTCCAACTTACGCCGGTGGACGTCGCCGGGGAGTTGGCGCGTGCCCAGGAAGCTCTGGTTGATATCGACGTTGATGTTCTCGCCGCCCCCGGTGAGGCCACCTTGAACAACATTGCCGACCGGCTCAGAAAGGGTTATGACATTCTCTACCTGGTCGCCCATGGCGCACTGATTCGGGCAGAGCCCTGGCTTTGGCTTGAGCGTGACGATGAAGCCATCGAACCGGTAGCGGGTCAGGACCTGGCCACCCGGCTCAACAAACTCAAACTCCGCCCCCGATTGGTGGTGCTTGCCTCCTGCCAGAGTGCCGGTACCGGCGAGGAAACGCGGTCGAACGACGAAGGTGCGCTGGCAGGTTTGGGCCCGCGACTTGCAGTGGCAGGTATCCCGGCCGTATTGGCCATGCAAGGCAACATCACTATGCGAACGGTACAGCGGTTCATGCCGCGATTCTTCAGCGAACTGCTCCGCGACGGGCAGATCGACCGCGCCGTCGCCACCGCTCGCGAGGATGTGATGGATCGACCGGACTGGTGGATGCCGGCCCTGTTCATGCGCCTGCGAGAGGGACGGATCTGGTATGTTCCCGGCTTCGGTGGCAAGGCCGAGACCATGCGAAAATGGCCGGCGCTGCTCAGCAATATCGAGAACATGCGTTGTACGCCCATTATCGGTCCAGGACTGATGGAGTCGCTCGTGGGCTCACGCAAGGAGATCGCGCGCCGCTGGGCCCAGGCGTATCAGTTTCCCATGGCGCCCCACAGCAGCGAAGACCTGCCCCAGGTCGCCCAGTATCTGGCTGTCGATCAACAGTGGGCCTTCCCCAGGGATGAGCTCGGAAAATACCTGCGCGGCGAGCTGCGCGAACGGCTGGGCGTTGAAGGAGACGATCCCCTCAGCCGAGCAAGCCTCGACGAGTTGATTACCGCCCTTGGCGAACGGGATCAGGAAGGGGGCAAACCCGATTCCCACCAGGTCCTGGCTGGTTTGCCGATCCCCATCTACATCACCACCGATCCCAGCAGTTTACTGGAGCAGGCACTGAAACGGGCAAACAAGGATCCACAGATCGAAATCTGCCGTTGGAACGATGATATCGAGCTGTTTCCCTCCATCTACGACAGGGAAAAGGACTACGAACCCACCCCCGACCGGCCCCTGGTATTCCATCTCTTTGGCCGGATCAAGACGCCGGAATCCATTGTATTGACCGAGGATGACTATTTTCGCTTCTTGATTGGAGTCACGAGCAAAAACGAGCTGATACCTCCCCGCGTGCGTCGCTTCATGGCCGACTCAGCACTGTTGTTTCTCGGCTTCCGGCTGGACGAGTGGGACTTCCGCGTGCTGTACAACAGCCTTACCAGCCAGGAAGGGCGATTTCGCCGGTCGAGATATGCCCACATCGCCGCCCAGGTCGACCTGGCTGAGGGTAGGTTACTCGAGCCCCAGCGGGCATCTGAATACCTGGAGTCCTATTTCCAGGAATCGGATGTCAGCATCTATTGGGGAAGTGCCGACGATTTCCTTCAGGAACTACATCAGAAACGGCAGGAAAGGTAA